ACGACGCACCCGCCGTTCTGGACTGACGTTCCCAAGGCTAACTTTTTCGGGCCTGCCGTGGAGGGACCAGACCCAATCTGGCGCGGCCACTGGGCCGCGCCGCTGCTCTATGCTGGGCAGCATGCTGGCCCGCTCCCGCGCCGAGATCTCCGTATCTGCCCTGAAACACAACGCCGCCCTGCTCGCCCGGCAGGCAGGCGCGAAGCTGATCGCGCCGGTCAAGGCCAACGCCTACGGGCACGGCCTGAAGGTGGTGGTGGGGGCGCTGCGCGAGTCGCCCGACGTGTGGGGCTTCGCGGTGGCCCTGCCGCGTGAGGCGCAGGCGCTCATGGCCCTGGAACCGGGCAAGCCGGTGCTGCTGCTGACCCCCGCCGCGCCGGAGGAGTTCGCTGAACTCGCCGACCTGGGCGTGCGGCTGAGTGTCAGCACCGCCGCCGAGGTCGCCGCCCTGCCGGGGCACGCCCGCGTTCACCTGAAAGTCGAGACTGGGATGAACCGCAGCGGCGCGAGGCCCATTGAGGCCGTGCGGCTGGGCCAGCAACTCGCCGACCTGGGGATGCTCGAGGGGGTCTACACCCATTTCGCCCGCGCCGACGAACCCGACCTCAGTCCGACCCACAAGCAGCTCAAAGTGTTTCAGGAGGTGCTGGCGCAGCTTCCCCCGGTGCTGGCCCACGCGGCCAACGGCGGCGGCGTGCTGGGCCTGGGTCCGGTGGACACTCTGAAGCTGGCCCGCCCCGGCCTGGCGCTCTACGGCCACGCGCCGGAGCACCTGCGCGATTCGTTCGCGCTGCGCCCGGCCCTGCGTCTCACGGCCCGCGTCGGCTCGGTTCACCGGGTCTACGCCGGGGAAGAGATCAGCTACGGCGGCCTGTATACCGCAGGGCATGACCAGGACATCGCCACCGTGCAGTTCGGGTACGCCGACGGCTACCCGCGTAACGCCACCTTAAAAGCCCACTGCACCGTAGGGGGACAGATGCGCCCGGTGCGGGGCCGCATCTGCATGGACCAGTTCATGCTGGATGTCAGCGGCCTGGACGTGAAGCCAAGCGACTGGGTAGAGGTCTGGAGCGACGGGCCGGTGACGCTCAGCGACGTGGCCGCCTGGGGCGAGACGGTGGACTACGAGGTACTGACTGGCCTGGGCGAGCGGGTGGAGCGGGTGGCGGTGGAGTAGCGCCGCCGTCCCAGTCGGGTTCAGATGGGCGCAGCGAACCCGGCACTCTCCAGCAGAGCGCCCAGCGTCGTGAATTCTTCCAGACGCGGCCAGTTCGGTGGGAAAGGCTGACTGGCCGTGACCTCGTTGGGCACCACCACCACGCCGACCCCCGCCGCCAGCGCCGCCGTCGCCCCGTTGAAGCTGTCCTCGACGGCCAGGCACTCCTCGTGACGCAGGCCCAGGCGGGAAACCGCCAGCGCGTAGAGTTCCGGGTCGGGCTTGACGCGGGCCACGTCACCGCGCGTCGCCAGCACCTCGAACCAGGCCAGCAGGCCATGTTGCTCCAGCCAACGCGTGACCCATTGACTGTCACTGCTGGTCGCCAGTGCCAGCCTCAGCCCCGAGGCACGGGCCTCCTCCAGCACTGCCCGCACACCGGGCCGCAAGTCGGACGCCTCAATGTCGGCGTGAATCTGCCCGCGCAGCTCAGCGTGAACCTCGGTTTGCCGCGCCTGCACCTCATCCGGCAGGCCCAGCCAGGGGTCGAAGGCGTCCCAGGTGCCGATGCCCTGCTGCCAGTCGGCCAGCGCCAGCTCTCGCCCATGCGCGCGGTAAAGCGCTTCCCAGCGGCGAAATTCATGTGTCTCAGTGTCGAGGATGGTGCCATCGAAGTCGAAGATGAGGGCTTTCAGGATGGGCGTCGTCATCTTTGCAGTCTAAGAGGTCGCTGCCGGGTGAAGGCCGATCAGTCCGACATCTCCCCCATCGCCCTGAGCACGTTCGCCATGTGGGTGTCGAGATCGACGCCGAGTTCCGCCGCGCCCTGCACGACTTCCTCGCGGTTGACGCCGCCCGCGAACGCCTTGTTCTTGAAGCGCTTTTTCAAGCTGGAGAGTTCGACCTGTCTCACGTCCCTGTCGGGACGGACCAGTGCGGCGGCCTGCACCAGACCGGTGAGTTCGTCCACCGCGAACAGCGTCTGGGCCAGTCTGGTTTCGCGGGCCACGCCGCTGTAGGTCGCGTGGCCGAGGATGGCCGTCAATACGTCCTCACCCACGTCGGTGTGCTCGCGCAGGTACTTCACGCCCCAGAAGGGATGCTCGCCGGGGTACTGCTCGTAGTCGAAATCGTGCAGCAGGCCAGTCACGGCGTACTGCTCCTCGTCTTCCTGCCACTCGCGGGCATAAAAGCGCATGGCCGCCTCCACGTTGAGCATGTGCCGCCGCAGCGATTCGGAGGGCGTGAACTGGGTCATCAAGGCGTGGGCTTCGTCGCGCTGCATGAATCCATGCTAGCGCGGGCCCCAGCCAGACTGCTGCGACTGGGCTGCTGCGACTGGACGGCCTCCGCTAAACTGGCAACCATGCCGCACTTCTCCCCCACTGACCCCACCCCGCACGCGCTGGGCTTCGCCATGCCGCCCGAGTGGGCCCCCCACGCCGCCACCTGGCTGGGCTGGCCCGCCGACGACGAGCTGTGGTTCGGCCATCTGACGGGCGTGCGCGACGAGTTTGCCCAGCTCGTGCGCACCATCGCCCACTTCGAGCCGGTGCAACTGCTGGTGCGAGGCGAGGAAAGCGAACTGGACGCCAGGACGCGGCTCTCCGGCGCAGACGTCACCCCCTTCCCCATCACGCTGCACCGTCAGGCACTCGACGACGTGTGGCTGCGCGACAGCGGCCCGATCTTCGTGACGCGCGGCAAGCAGCTCTCGCTCGTCAACTGGCGCTTCAATGCCTGGGGCGGCAAGTTCGAATACGAGCACGACAACCAAGTGCCGGAATACGTGGCGGGGGCGCTCGGCCTGGCACACTGGGACCGGCCCGAGGTGCTCGAGGGCGGCGGCCTGGAAGTCAACGGCGCGGGCGTGGGCCTCACCACCCGCTCGTGCTTCCTGACCGACACCCGCAATCCCGGTATGACCGAAGCGGACTACGCAGCGCTGCTGAAGGAAACACTCGGCCTCAAAAAACTGCTGTGGCTCGGCGGCGGTCTGGAAAACGACCACACCGACGGCCACATCGACACCATCACCCGCTTCGTAAACGAAAGCACCATCGTGACCAGCGTGGCGGACGACTCCCAGGACGCCAACTTCGCCGTGATGCAGCGGAATCTGGCGGCACTGAGAGAGATGACCGACCTTGACGGCCAGCCCTTCAGGGTCGTGGAGTTGCCACTGCCCGCCGCCCGGCTGGAAGGGGCTGAGGGACGCTTGCCGCCCACCTACGCCAACTTCTATATCGGCAACGGCTTCGTGGTGGTGCCGCAGTATCACGACGCCAACGACAAAGCGGCGCTCGAAGCGCTCCGGCCCTTGTTTCCGGGCCGCGAGGTCATCGGCCTGCCCAGCCGCCAGATCATCGAGGGCGGCGGCTCATTTCACTGCGTGACGCAGCAGCAGCCGGTGGGCGAGGCTTGGCAGGGCGAGTAAAGCGCCACTGGCTCAGCCGACCCACTCCGAGAGCAGGTATTCCAGCCGCGTCTGTGCGCCCTCCTGCGAGCCGTAGACGCTGCGCAGCAGTTCGCCGCCCGGCGCGAAGGCCAGCCAGTGCGGCGTGCCCTCGGTCTGCCAGTGTTCGGCCACTGAGCCGTCCAGATCGAGGGCCACCGGGAACGGCAATCTGGCGTAGTCACGGGCAAAGTGAATCAGTTGCGGCTTGACCTGCCCGCGCGGGTACAGGCGGTGGCCCCGGCTGGTATGAATTGCCAGGAGATTGACCGACGTGCCGAACTCAGCGTGCAGACGTTTCATGAACGGAATGCGGCGCGACACGCAGCCGGGACATTCCAGGTTAAAGAACTGCACCAGGCCGGGCCGGGTCCACGTCAGCGGGTCGGCCACAGGGTCCAGATGCACGAAATCGGCGGAGCCGGGCCAGCGCATTCCAGCAGTCTTCCACGCAGTATCCTGCGGAGCATGAACCGTTTTGCGCTCATCCTGTCCTCGCTGCTGGTCGTTTCCGCGACGCTCGCCGCCAGCGTGGCCGACGTGAAGAAGAAAGGCGTGCTGGTGCTGGGCACCGATCCCACCTTCCAGCCGTTCGAGTTCAAGGGCACCGACGGCAGCATTCAGGGCTTCGACATCGACATCGCTGGGGCCATCGCCAAGGACCTCGGCGTCAAGCTCCAGATTCAGGCGGTGGGCTTCGGGGCTTTGATGCCGCAGTCGGTGACCTCCGGGCGGGTGGACATGGCCATCAGCGGCATCACTATTACCCCGAGCGGGCCAAGGTCGTGAGCTTCAGCAGTCCGTATTACCGCTCGGCCCAGGTCTTTATCGTCAAGGCGGGCAACCCCGGCAAGTTTGCCTGGCCCGCCGACATCAAGGGCAAGACCATCGGTGTGCAGGCCAACACCACCGGACAGTTTGCGGCCAACGACAGCCTCAAGCCCAAGGGAGCTGTCCTCAAGGTATACGACGACTTCGCGGCGGGGCTGGCCGACGTGCAGGCCGGGCGCATCGCGGCCCTCATCGGCGACGCGCCCACCGTGACCGATCTCAAGAAGCGTCTGCCGGGGCAGTTCGATCAGGCAGGCAAGGAACTGGTGGCCGAGGATTACGGCGCGGTGTTTAAAAAGGGCAGTGATCTGGCCGCCGCCGCCGACAAGACGCTGGCCCGCATGAAAAAAGACGGCGAATACCAGAAGCTGCTCGACAAGTGGATCGTGCAGAAGTAACGCGGAGCGCAGAAGATGCTTGCCAGATCAGCGGTTCCTCACCCGGCGGCTGCTAGATTGACGCTTGATGGCCGTTCGTATCCTTTTGCTGCTGGCCCTGGCGGGCTTGCTGGCCCTGATCTCTCCTGCCCTTCCCGCGCTGTCGAAGTACGGCGCGTTTCCCCGCACTCCTGAGCGCCCCGTCAATCTGTTGCTGGCGGGCGCAACTCCCAATTATGACGAGACTGCTGCGGTCTGGCCTTACCCGGCCAAGCCGGAAGATTACAGCGGCCTGACCGACACCATCGTACTGGCGCAGCTCCGGGCGGGCGGCCAGGTCGAGATCCTGAGCATTCCGCGCGACACCTGGGTCAATATTCCTGCCCCCAACCCTGACAAAGCGGGGTACGGCAAGATCAACGCTTCCAATCCGCGTGGTGGCCCTGAAACGCTGGTCAAAGCGGTGCAGAACCTGACCGGCGTGCCGATTGACGGTTACGCCCTGCTGAGCCTCAACGCCCTGCGCGACCTTACCAACGCTTCCGGCGGCGTGAGCCTCGACGTGCCGGAGCGCATGAAGTACGACGACAATGCCGGACATCTGCACGTCGATCTGCAACCCGGCATGCAGCACCTCAGCGGCGCGCAGGTGGAGGGTTTCCTGCGCTTTCGCCACGACAACCTGGGCGACATTGGCCGGGTCACGCGCCAGCAGCTTTACTTTCAGGCGCTGGGCCACAAGCTGACCAGCCCGCTGAATATCTGGCGCTGGCCGGGCGTGGTGAGTGCCCTGGACCGCAACACCAAGACCGATCTCAGCCGGGACGTGGTGGCGCAGGTTCTCGGTGCGCTGCTGGGCGGCCCCAAGATCAATACCCAGACCCTGCCCGGCAATTTCGGCCCGTCCGGTACCTGGACGCCGGACCGCAGCGGGATTCGTGAGCTGGTCGCCAAGTCGTTCAGCGACCCGAATGATCCCAGGAGCCGCAGTGTGGCGATTGCCAACATCGACGCTCCGGCGGGGGCCGCACGCGCCCTGCAAAACAAGCTGATCTCGGACGGCTACAGCAATGTCTGGATCGCCAATTTGCAGCGGGTCAGCGCCCCGACCACCTTCATCGCAGGCGAGGCGAGCGCGGCGCTGAGCACCCTCAAGGCCGATCTGGGCTACGGCCAGGTGCAACCGGCGGGCGGCGCACAGGGAGCCGACATCACCATTCTGCTGGGCCGCGATACCCCGGTGCCCAACTGAGCGCTGGGCATCTACACCCTGAGTTCGTACAACACCACGTCGTAGCCGTGCACCGTTTTGCGGCCGCGCACCTCGAAGCCGAAAGCGTCGTAGATAGCGCGCAGCTTTGGCCGGTTCCAGGCGGTATCCAGCCGTAAAAATAAACGGTCCCTCTCCCGCGCCTCACGCACAGCGTCGTCGAGCATCCGGCGGGCCAGTCCCTGCCCCTGGAACCCGGGCAGCACACCCAGCTTGTGCAGATACAGCGCTTCTTCCGGCGCGGCATCCGGCCAGAAATCGGGGTCAGTACCGAGCAGAATCATGGTGGCCGCCGCCTGATCCTCCAGCCAGCCGAGGCGGAAGCTCTCCGGCGGATACTGCCGGGTCAGGCGCTCGGCGGTGAGCGATAAGGGCGGCCACAGCGCCTCACCGCGCGCCTGCCGGTCACGGGCGGTGGCCTCCAGAATGCCCGCACAGAGAAGCAAATCGGCAGGGCTGGCGGGCCGGACAGTCCAACTGGGCATGCTGAACAGTCTAGCGAGCGTCTGCCGTGCAGGTCAGGTGCCGACCGCCGGGGCCGCCTCGATGCCCGTCGCCCACAACGCTGCGCCGCGCACTTCCAGCCGCACGCGGGGGAGCGGCGCGCGGGCCTTGCCGAACACCGCCTCACCCGCTTGCAGTGGATCGAACACGCTGAAGTGGCACGGGCAGCCCAGCTTCGGCTCACCGTCAGGCGGGCGGTAGCTGAAGCTGAAGGCCAGCACTTCCGGGTCTTTGACCAGGTTGACGGTGCAGCCCAGATGGGTACAGGTTCGGCTGAAGGCGGCGTAGTGCTGTCCACCGACGTTCAGACTGCCAGAGGTGGCGGCGGGCAAGTGCATCACCAGGCAGGGCCGCCTATCGTAGGTGAATTCCTGCTGCGCCCACTCCCGGCCCAGATCGCTCAATGCCGCGACGCGAACGGCTGTCCCGGCCACAAACGCGGGCGCTCCCGGCTTTTCTTTGCCGAAGGTCACGCGGCTGGCGTAGTAACCCATGTAGCCGAACACGCCCACCGTCGCGCCCACAGGCAGCAGCCACCATTTTTCCAGCACCTGACGGCGGGTGGGCATCAGGGCCGCGCGGCAGGCAGAGAACGGGAACCGGCTGCGCACCTCATTTCTCCCACTCCTCGAGCCGGGTCAGCAGCGCCGACAGTTCCGCGCCCCTGATGTTGGGGAAGGCGGGCATCGAGCCTTTGCCGTTTTGAATCACCGACTGCAACTCGGCGCGGCCCAGACGGCTCTCGTGGAGGTTGGGGCCGATGCCGCCGCGCCCACTCGCGCCGTGACAACTGGCGCAGTTGGCGGCGTACACCCTGGAGGCCGGATCGGTCTGGGCGCTGCTGGCCCGCAGGGTGGCGATCAGGTCGTCGGCGTCGCGGCCCGTGGGGTCGAGGTTGCGGTAGCGCTCCAGCGCGGCCAGCGCCAGCTTGTTCTCACCGAAGTTGTTGAGGGCGTAGCCGAGCAGAAGCTGACTTTCCGGATCATTGGGCGCGAGCTGGGCGGCGGTGCGGACCAGCAAAAACGCCTGCGATGCCTGCTGCTCACTTTTGGGAGCCGCCCGGCCCTGGCCGCTCAGCAGCATGATGCCCAGCCGCCGCAGCGCTTTGGGCTGCCTGGGATCAAGCTTGAGGGTGCTGGCGTAGGCGGCGCTGGCCTGGTCGTACACGCTGGCGCTGAAGGCCGCGTCGCCCCAGGCCAGGTAGTCGGCCTTGTCGCCGCTGCGCTGCGCCTGCGCCTGCAAGCCCGGCAAGCTGACGGCGTCCTTGACCGCCAGGCGTTCGCCCGAATCGAGCGCCGCCAGTTGCCACTGCGGCACGAAGGTCACGGCCCCCACGCCGACGACCAGCAGGGCCAGCACCACGCCGGTGGCGGCAGGCAGCCAGGTTCCGCCGCGTCCAGGCGGCGGCGGCAGGCCGTCGAGGGCGCGCAAATTGCGGGCGGCGCGGTTTTCCAGGTCCGGGCGGCGCGATTCGTCGCTCAGACCCACCAGTTGGGTCATCAGGGCGTCGCGCTCGGCTTCCAGATGCAGGCGCTCGGCGGCGTCAGGATCGAGGGGGGCGGCGGCAGCGTTGCGGCGCAGGGGCGAGATGACCGCCAGCAGCGCAGCGGTGGCCAGCAGCGCCAGCAGGACCACCAGCAGGACGCTCACGTCCCCTCCCGCTGCTCACGGGCCGCCCGAACATTGGCGCGGATCTCGGCCAGATAGGGGTCTTCGGGTTCCTCGGCGCTGGGTTCATGGGCGCTGGAGTGCTGGATGCCAGGTTCCTGAACGCTGGAGTCTCCGGGCCTGGGATTCGGGGCCGACACACCCGCCCGCCGCCCGCCGCGCAGATACCCTGCCAGCGCCCCACCGCCCAGCAGCAGCGCCAGCACCGGCGAGGCCCACAGCAAGGTTCCGGCCCAGTCGCTCGACGGCCTGAGTAGCACCCGCTGGCCGTAGCGCTCGCGGAAGTAGGCGTAGATCTGGGTGTCGGTCTGCCCGGCCCGGGTCTGGGCGCTGATCTCGGCGAGCATCTGCTGGCTGATCTCGTTGCCGCTCTCGGTAATCGGCAGCACGTCACGGCAGATCGGGCAGCGGATGCTGTTGCCGATGCGTGAGATCTGCGCCTGCTGGGCTGGGGTCAGTGTGGTTGGGGTCAGGGGGGCGGCCAGTGCCGAAGCACTGAGCAGCACCATTGAGAACCACCAGAGGAGCCGACGCCGCACTTAGAACGTCACCCCAATGGTTTTCAGGCCCGCCGAGAGCCGCTCGCGGGTCAGACCACCCCGGTCCACCGACTTAATCACGCCGTCCGCACCGATAAAAAAGGTTTCCGGCACGCCGGTAATGCCGTAGTTGATGGACGTTTTGAGGTCGCTGTCGAGCAGGTTGGGGTAGGCCAGGCCATAGTCGGCGATGAAGCTGCGCATCCGCTTGAGGTCAGGGTCCTGAAACAGCACGCCCACCACCTTGAGGCCGCCCGCACTCTGCTTCTCGCTGACCTCGCGCAGCAGCGGCGCTTCGTCGCGGCACGGCACGCACCACGAGGCCCAGAAGTTGAGCACCAGCGGCTGGCCCTTGAGTTGCGCCGAGCTGAGCGTGCCGCCGTCGAGCGTCTTGAGTGCGAAAGTCGGCGCAATCTGGCCCAGCAGCGGATCACCCGTGCCGCTGGAGGTGTCCTTGGGCCTGAGCAGGGCGACACCCAGTGCCGCCACCAGCACGAAGGCCAGGGCCGGAGCGACGAAGCGCCGCCAGGGAGAAGTTGGTTTGAGTTTGGTCATGAAACTCCTTAACAGTTGCGGTTGAGGGAGAGAAGTTCGCGCTGCCCACCACCCCCTCTGTCCCTTCGGGATATCTCCCCCCTGAAGAGGGAGAGAAAAAACAGGGACTTCACTTTGAGCTCCCCTCCGTCTTTGTGGGACAGGGTTGGGGAGGAGGTGAGCTTGGCGAACCTATCCTCAGTCTGCCGCCACCGCGCCGCCGGTCACTTTCCGCACGGCGGGCCGGGCCGGAGCCAGCAGCGTGACACCTGCACCCAGCACGATGATGAGGGTGCCCACCCAGATCCACGACACCAGCGGCGACTTGATAAGACGGATGCTGGCCCACTGGCCTTTCGGATCAATGGTGGTGGTCACCAGATAGGTGTCGCCCAGCACGCTGTAGCGCACGGCAGGGGTGGGGAACGTGGTGCCGGGGTCCTGGGCATAGACGTTCATGCGCGGCGTCGAGAGGGTGCCGTCCACCCGAATCTGGGCGATGGCACTCGATCCGTAGGCGTAGTTGGCCTGCCGCAGACTTTCCAGCCGCAGGGTATCGCCCAGCACCTGCTTGTCCTGGCCGAGGTTGAGGGTGGTTTCGCCGCTCTGCTTGTAGGCTCCCGAGAAGGCCAGCCCCAGCGCCAGCACGACCAGGCCGAGGTGGGCGGTGTACGCACCGTAGCGGCGGGGCTGCTCACTCAGCAGGGCCGCGACACTGCCGCGTTGCCGCGCCGCCCGGAAGGTCAGGGTGGCGAGGCCGACGACGTTGTAGACGCACAGCGCCAGGGTCAGCAGCACGGCCACGCTGCGAACGCCCAACCCGAAGGCGACCAGTGCCGCCAGCACGCCCGATCCGCCCGGCAGCCGCAGAGCTTTCAGCAGGCCCTCACCGTCAGCCCGACGCCAGGGCAACATCGGTCCCACGCCCATCAGCAGCAGCAGGCCCAGGCCCAGCGGCACGGCAAAGGTGTTGAAAAACGGCGCGCCGATACTGTTCTTGCGGCCCGTCACGGCTTCCACGATGACCGGAAAGAGGGTGCCGAGCAGCACCACCGCGCTGAACACCAGAAACAGCCAGTTGCCCGCCAGAAAAGCGGCTTCGCGGCTCAGCGGCGCGGGGGCTTCGCCCAGGTCGCGCAGCCTGGGGGTACGCCAGGCGGTCAGGGCCACGCCGCCGACCAGCAGCAGCGCCAGGAAACCCAGGAACACGGGACCGACTGGCCCGCCCGCAAAGGCGTGCACGCTCTGCACGATGCCGCTGCGGTTGAGGAAGGTGCCCAGCACGGTGGAGGCGTAGGCCAGCACGATCAGCCAGACGTTCCAGCCTCTGAGCAGGTTGCGCTTTTCCTGAATCTGGATGCTGTGCAGGAAAGCGGTGGTCAGCAGCCAGGGAATGAAGCTGGCGTTTTCGACCGGATCCCAGGCCCAGTAGCCGCCCCAGCCGAGCGTTTCGTAGCTCCACCAGCCGCCCGCGACGATGGCAGCGGTCAGAAACATCCAGGCCATCAGGGTCCAGCGGCGGGTCACGCTCAGCCAGTGATCAGAGAGCCGCCCGGTGATTAGGGCGGCCACCGCGTAGGCGAACGGCACACTCAGGCCCACGAAGCCCAGGTAGAGCAAGACCGGATGCACTGCCATCATCCAGTGGTTTTGCAGCGCCGGATTCGGTCCCTGTCCCTGCACCGGAATCTGCGCCAGCGGAGTAAACGGCGAGGCCACGCCCACCACCACGCCCACGAAAAACAGGAGCGAGACGAACATGGCTCCCAGCGCCCAGGGCCGCAGAGCGTCGCGCCGCAGGGTCAGGCTGAGAATGAAGGCATAGGCCGAGAGCAGCCAGGTCCACAGCAGGATGCTGCCTTCCAGCGCTCCCCACAGAGAAGTCACCTTGACCCAGGTGGGCGAGGTGGTCATGGAATGCTCGGCCACGTAACGCACCGAGAAGTCGTCGCGCAGCAGGGCGGCCAGCAGCGCCAGAATCGCCAGGCTGACGAAGGCGAATACGGCCCAGACGCTGCGGCGGGCCGCCTCGGTGCTGCGCGGGTCGCTTCTGAGACCGCCCAGCACCGAGAGCCACAGCCCCGCCAGGGTAAAGGCCAGTGCCAGCAGCATCCCGATTTGCCCCAGCGCGGCGAGCGGACTGGCCGAAAAAGAAATCAGATTGAGCATCGTAGCGTCACCTTTAGGTTACTGCCCTTCGGCGTTGGCGTCTTTGGCATTCCTGAGCATGTCCTTGAGTTCACTCTGGCTGCGGGGCACGCGGTATTCCTCGCTGTGCTTGACGATCAGTTCATTGGCCTGAAAGACGTTCTGGGCATTGAAGACGCCGCGCACCACCACACCCTGATTCTCCTTGAAGAGGTCCGACACCGCGCCCTGGTAGATCACCGGGAAAGTCGCGCCGCCGTCGGTGACGTTGAAGTGCAGATCGAGTGTCTGGCGGTCATACTTCACGGCCTTGACCAGCCCGCCGATGCGGACGGTGCGGCCCTGCAAGCTGGCTTTCTCGGCCTGGTACTCGGTGGGCGTCACGAAATACTCGATGCTCTGGGCCAGGTTGCCGAAGATGATGTAGGCCAGCAGGCCGACGAGCACCGCGCCCGCCAGCAGGTACGGCAGCGGATTCTTCCTGCGCCGCCGGGCCTGCGGAAGCTGAGATACAGGCGTGGTCATAATTCCCGGTCTTCCTGGCGCAGCCGCAGCCACACCCAGACCAGGTAGCTGATCAGAATGACGAAGGTGACGATGTAGGTGACGATGACGTAC
This portion of the Deinococcus rubellus genome encodes:
- the alr gene encoding alanine racemase, yielding MLARSRAEISVSALKHNAALLARQAGAKLIAPVKANAYGHGLKVVVGALRESPDVWGFAVALPREAQALMALEPGKPVLLLTPAAPEEFAELADLGVRLSVSTAAEVAALPGHARVHLKVETGMNRSGARPIEAVRLGQQLADLGMLEGVYTHFARADEPDLSPTHKQLKVFQEVLAQLPPVLAHAANGGGVLGLGPVDTLKLARPGLALYGHAPEHLRDSFALRPALRLTARVGSVHRVYAGEEISYGGLYTAGHDQDIATVQFGYADGYPRNATLKAHCTVGGQMRPVRGRICMDQFMLDVSGLDVKPSDWVEVWSDGPVTLSDVAAWGETVDYEVLTGLGERVERVAVE
- a CDS encoding HAD-IA family hydrolase, whose protein sequence is MTTPILKALIFDFDGTILDTETHEFRRWEALYRAHGRELALADWQQGIGTWDAFDPWLGLPDEVQARQTEVHAELRGQIHADIEASDLRPGVRAVLEEARASGLRLALATSSDSQWVTRWLEQHGLLAWFEVLATRGDVARVKPDPELYALAVSRLGLRHEECLAVEDSFNGATAALAAGVGVVVVPNEVTASQPFPPNWPRLEEFTTLGALLESAGFAAPI
- a CDS encoding HD domain-containing protein; its protein translation is MQRDEAHALMTQFTPSESLRRHMLNVEAAMRFYAREWQEDEEQYAVTGLLHDFDYEQYPGEHPFWGVKYLREHTDVGEDVLTAILGHATYSGVARETRLAQTLFAVDELTGLVQAAALVRPDRDVRQVELSSLKKRFKNKAFAGGVNREEVVQGAAELGVDLDTHMANVLRAMGEMSD
- a CDS encoding agmatine deiminase family protein, with amino-acid sequence MPHFSPTDPTPHALGFAMPPEWAPHAATWLGWPADDELWFGHLTGVRDEFAQLVRTIAHFEPVQLLVRGEESELDARTRLSGADVTPFPITLHRQALDDVWLRDSGPIFVTRGKQLSLVNWRFNAWGGKFEYEHDNQVPEYVAGALGLAHWDRPEVLEGGGLEVNGAGVGLTTRSCFLTDTRNPGMTEADYAALLKETLGLKKLLWLGGGLENDHTDGHIDTITRFVNESTIVTSVADDSQDANFAVMQRNLAALREMTDLDGQPFRVVELPLPAARLEGAEGRLPPTYANFYIGNGFVVVPQYHDANDKAALEALRPLFPGREVIGLPSRQIIEGGGSFHCVTQQQPVGEAWQGE
- a CDS encoding TlpA family protein disulfide reductase — protein: MRWPGSADFVHLDPVADPLTWTRPGLVQFFNLECPGCVSRRIPFMKRLHAEFGTSVNLLAIHTSRGHRLYPRGQVKPQLIHFARDYARLPFPVALDLDGSVAEHWQTEGTPHWLAFAPGGELLRSVYGSQEGAQTRLEYLLSEWVG
- a CDS encoding LCP family protein, which produces MAVRILLLLALAGLLALISPALPALSKYGAFPRTPERPVNLLLAGATPNYDETAAVWPYPAKPEDYSGLTDTIVLAQLRAGGQVEILSIPRDTWVNIPAPNPDKAGYGKINASNPRGGPETLVKAVQNLTGVPIDGYALLSLNALRDLTNASGGVSLDVPERMKYDDNAGHLHVDLQPGMQHLSGAQVEGFLRFRHDNLGDIGRVTRQQLYFQALGHKLTSPLNIWRWPGVVSALDRNTKTDLSRDVVAQVLGALLGGPKINTQTLPGNFGPSGTWTPDRSGIRELVAKSFSDPNDPRSRSVAIANIDAPAGAARALQNKLISDGYSNVWIANLQRVSAPTTFIAGEASAALSTLKADLGYGQVQPAGGAQGADITILLGRDTPVPN
- a CDS encoding GNAT family N-acetyltransferase, which translates into the protein MPSWTVRPASPADLLLCAGILEATARDRQARGEALWPPLSLTAERLTRQYPPESFRLGWLEDQAAATMILLGTDPDFWPDAAPEEALYLHKLGVLPGFQGQGLARRMLDDAVREARERDRLFLRLDTAWNRPKLRAIYDAFGFEVRGRKTVHGYDVVLYELRV
- a CDS encoding QcrA and Rieske domain-containing protein, which translates into the protein MRSRFPFSACRAALMPTRRQVLEKWWLLPVGATVGVFGYMGYYASRVTFGKEKPGAPAFVAGTAVRVAALSDLGREWAQQEFTYDRRPCLVMHLPAATSGSLNVGGQHYAAFSRTCTHLGCTVNLVKDPEVLAFSFSYRPPDGEPKLGCPCHFSVFDPLQAGEAVFGKARAPLPRVRLEVRGAALWATGIEAAPAVGT
- a CDS encoding c-type cytochrome, whose product is MSVLLVVLLALLATAALLAVISPLRRNAAAAPLDPDAAERLHLEAERDALMTQLVGLSDESRRPDLENRAARNLRALDGLPPPPGRGGTWLPAATGVVLALLVVGVGAVTFVPQWQLAALDSGERLAVKDAVSLPGLQAQAQRSGDKADYLAWGDAAFSASVYDQASAAYASTLKLDPRQPKALRRLGIMLLSGQGRAAPKSEQQASQAFLLVRTAAQLAPNDPESQLLLGYALNNFGENKLALAALERYRNLDPTGRDADDLIATLRASSAQTDPASRVYAANCASCHGASGRGGIGPNLHESRLGRAELQSVIQNGKGSMPAFPNIRGAELSALLTRLEEWEK
- a CDS encoding cytochrome c-type biogenesis protein — translated: MVLLSASALAAPLTPTTLTPAQQAQISRIGNSIRCPICRDVLPITESGNEISQQMLAEISAQTRAGQTDTQIYAYFRERYGQRVLLRPSSDWAGTLLWASPVLALLLGGGALAGYLRGGRRAGVSAPNPRPGDSSVQEPGIQHSSAHEPSAEEPEDPYLAEIRANVRAAREQREGT
- a CDS encoding TlpA family protein disulfide reductase — its product is MTKLKPTSPWRRFVAPALAFVLVAALGVALLRPKDTSSGTGDPLLGQIAPTFALKTLDGGTLSSAQLKGQPLVLNFWASWCVPCRDEAPLLREVSEKQSAGGLKVVGVLFQDPDLKRMRSFIADYGLAYPNLLDSDLKTSINYGITGVPETFFIGADGVIKSVDRGGLTRERLSAGLKTIGVTF